The following proteins are encoded in a genomic region of Ammospiza caudacuta isolate bAmmCau1 chromosome 3, bAmmCau1.pri, whole genome shotgun sequence:
- the SAMD5 gene encoding sterile alpha motif domain-containing protein 5, with amino-acid sequence MCTNIVYEWLKTLQLPQYAESFVDNGYDDLEVCKQIGDPDLDAIGVAVPHHRRRIHEAVRRLKEADERAAGLYFTLEPPPPPPAPTGRCPRRAGGPEEPRRGAAPRARPGGRRGAAGGAGLVAYPRLKLKIMIRDKLVRDGINLSKPPYSNKVRGSPPAAPPAGAVAVGSSGADGLGMGVQQGLVPPLPCAGAKFLQLCQWCFGGDLVRIEHQQGAKSSGANKGQIHHHVLALVSVSVGEMAPEISDHLAGGRTPAAESNCCLDLFAGIW; translated from the exons ATGTGCACCAACATAGTCTACGAGTGGCTGAAgaccctgcagctcccccagtACGCGGAGTCCTTCGTCGATAATGGCTACGACGACCTGGAGGTCTGCAAGCAGATCGGCGACCCGGACCTGGATGCCATCGGCGTGGCCGTGCCCCACCACCGCCGCCGGATCCACGAAGCCGTGCGGCGGCTGAAGGAGGCGGACGAGAGGGCGGCGGGGCTCTACTTCACCctggagccgccgccgccgccgcccgcccccaCAGGGCGCTGTCCCCGCCGGGCGGGGGGGCCCGAGGAGCcgcggcggggggcggcccccagggcccggcccggcgggcggcggggggcggcgggcggcgcggggctgGTGGCGTACCCCCGGCTGAAGCTGAAGATCATGATCCGGGACAAGCTCGTCCGCGACGGCATCAACCTGAGTAAGCCGCCCTACTCCAACAAGGTAAGGGGGTCCCCGCCGGCCgctcccccagcaggagccgTGGCTGTCGGGAGTAGCGGGGCggatgggctggggatgggggtCCAGCAGGGCCTGGTCCCGCCTCTGCCATGTGCCGGTGCTAAGTTTCTCCAGTTGTGCCAGTGGTgttttggaggggatttggtAAGGATTGAGCACCAGCAAGGTGCGAAGAGTAGTGGGGCCAACAAAGGTCAGATCCACCATCACGTTCTGGCACTGGTG TCGGTTTCTGTTGGTGAAATGGCTCCTGAAATAAGCGATCATCTGGCTGGAGGAAGAACTCCAGCAGCTGAATCCAACTGTTGCCTGGATTTATTTGCTGGAATATGGTAG